The Pyrus communis chromosome 2, drPyrComm1.1, whole genome shotgun sequence genome includes a window with the following:
- the LOC137725472 gene encoding purple acid phosphatase 15-like — protein MAFSPCSSLPAVAAITCLIAVVVGCYWPVEARIPTTLDGPFEPLTVAFDPSLRGNAVDLPDDDHRVHRRVKGFEPEQISVSLSAEYDSVWISWITGEYQIGDNIKPLDPKSVQSIVQYAELRYPPTNEASGYSLVYNQLYPFEGLQNYTSGIIHHVRLTGLKPNTVYFYQCGDPSIPAMSEIHHFRTMPVSGPRSYPERIAVVGDLGLTYNTTTTISHLTSNNPDLVLLIGDVTYANLYLTNGTGSDCYSCSFPNSPIHETYQPRWDYWGRYMQSLVSKVPIMVVEGNHEIEEQAENKTFEAYSSRFAFPSEESGSSSTFYYSFNAGGIHFIMIGAYTDFSKSGKQYKWLEQDLANVDRSITPWLVATWHPPWYSTYEAHYREADCMRMEMEELLYSYGVDIVFNGHVHAYERSNRVYDYNLDPCGPVYLTVGDGGNREKMAVHHADEPGHCPEPLTTPDEHLGAGAFCANNFTSGPAAGKFCWDRQPDYSAFRESSFGHGILEVKNETWALWTWYRNQDSDDKIGDQIYIVRQPDKCRVRYLLKSWIADL, from the exons ATGGCATTTTCTCCGTGCTCCTCCCTTCCTGCAGTTGCTGCGATAACGTGTTTGATTGCGGTGGTTGTTGGTTGTTATTGGCCCGTTGAGGCCCGTATCCCGACCACCTTGGACGGCCCCTTCGAGCCCCTCACCGTCGCATTTGATCCCAGCTTGCGCGGCAACGCCGTCGATTTGCCTGATGATGATCACCGGGTCCATCGCCGGGTTAAAGGGTTTGAGCCCGAGCAGATTTCCGTCTCCCTCTCCGCCGAGTACGACTCCGTTTGGATCTCCTGGATAACAG GGGAGTATCAGATTGGAGACAACATAAAGCCATTGGACCCCAAAAGTGTGCAAAGCATTGTTCAATATGCGGAGCTGAGGTATCCACCAACAAATGAAGCCTCAGGATATTCTCTTGTTTACAATCAGCTCTACCCTTTTGAAGGCCTCCAAAATTACACTTCCGGAATCATCCACCATGTTCGTCTCACAG GGTTGAAACCGAATACAGTGTATTTTTATCAATGTGGGGATCCTTCTATACCTGCAATGAGTGAAATCCACCATTTCAGGACCATGCCAGTTTCTGGTCCTCGGAGCTACCCAGAGAGAATAGCAGTTGTGGGAGACCTTGGCCTTACTTACAACACAACTACCACAATAAGTCACTTGACAAGTAACAACCCTGATCTTGTTCTATTGATTGGTGATGTTACATATGCAAACCTCTACCTGACAAATGGAACTGGATCCGACTGTTATTCTTGCTCATTTCCAAACTCTCCGATACATGAGACCTATCAGCCTAGATGGGATTACTGGGGAAG GTATATGCAGAGTTTAGTTTCCAAAGTTCCAATAATGGTGGTTGAAGGGAACCATGAAATAGAAGAACAGGCTGAAAATAAGACATTTGAGGCTTATAGCTCTCGGTTTGCATTCCCATCTGAAGAAAGTGGATCCTCGTCCACATTCTACTACTCATTTAATGCAGGGGGGATTCATTTTATAATGATTGGAGCCTACACTGACTTTAGCAAATCAG GGAAGCAATACAAGTGGCTGGAGCAAGATTTGGCTAATGTGGACAGATCCATAACTCCATGGCTGGTAGCTACTTGGCATCCACCCTGGTATAGTACCTATGAGGCCCATTATAGGGAGGCAGATTGTATgaggatggaaatggaagagctACTGTACTCCTATGGCGTCGATATAGTGTTCAATGGACAT GTTCATGCCTACGAGAGGTCGAATCGAGTTTATGATTACAACTTAGATCCCTGTGGTCCTGTTTATCTCACCGTTGGTGACGGGGGTAATCGAGAGAAGATGGCAGTTCATCATGCTGATGAACCTGGTCATTGCCCAGAGCCATTAACTACTCCTGATGAACACCTAGGTGCAGGTGCCTTTTGTGCAAATAACTTTACCTCTGGCCCAGCAGCAGGTAAATTTTGCTGGGATCGGCAACCGGATTACAGTGCTTTCAGAGAAAGCAGCTTTGGCCATGGAATCCTTGAG GTGAAGAATGAGACTTGGGCTTTATGGACATGGTACCGGAACCAGGACTCTGACGATAAAATTGGAGATCAAATATACATAGTGAGGCAACCAGATAAGTGCCGCGTCCGCTACCTGTTGAAGAGTTGGATTGCTGACCTCTAA
- the LOC137726514 gene encoding uncharacterized protein produces MSASSNGRDLAGLSLHDVLLAPAAAKQPPPPPTLPAIISGRTLLDIIRDEEPKSYRALIGKKDKKAWKSFKDRLLLKRAGSAWTSSVRVPTSDLPIRNTANYGSNHNHHPRSRNSRRSSVRYVTPECNLDMTQQVERQISRRGSTRFSPNPSIPSDEVDMNNPHASMFSRQGSVRFTADEVAADSPRRRLSAALDEERSLSAREAVAAQEASEAAAAALAAEEETGNDVSSGETGAAEPVRMSLMDLLEETDRQMGVESRYTMDEDEEVYEEEEEEEVEVAAEEGNVEYNCCVCMVRHKGAAFIPCGHTFCRMCSRELWVQRGNCPLCNNFILEILDIF; encoded by the coding sequence ATGTCAGCAAGTAGCAACGGGAGAGACTTAGCCGGATTGAGCCTACACGACGTGTTGCTGGCCCCTGCAGCCGCCAAACAGCCCCCTCCACCGCCCACACTTCCCGCCATAATCTCGGGTCGGACCCTTCTCGATATAATCCGCGACGAGGAGCCCAAGTCCTACCGGGCCCTGATTGGCAAGAAGGATAAGAAAGCCTGGAAGTCGTTCAAAGACCGCCTCCTACTCAAACGCGCCGGCTCCGCCTGGACCTCCTCCGTCCGTGTCCCCACCTCTGATCTCCCTATCCGGAATACTGCTAACTACGGTTCCAATCACAACCACCACCCGCGATCTCGCAACTCGCGTCGCAGCTCGGTTCGTTACGTCACTCCGGAGTGCAATCTCGACATGACTCAGCAGGTCGAGAGGCAGATTTCGCGGCGGGGCTCCACCCGGTTCAGCCCCAACCCCTCGATTCCGTCCGACGAGGTGGATATGAACAACCCCCACGCCTCGATGTTCTCGCGCCAGGGCTCTGTGCGGTTCACGGCCGACGAGGTCGCGGCGGACTCTCCAAGACGGCGATTGTCGGCGGCGCTGGACGAGGAGAGATCGCTGTCGGCGAGGGAAGCTGTGGCGGCGCAAGAGGCTTCCGAAGCTGCGGCGGCGGCATTGGCTGCGGAAGAAGAGACGGGAAATGACGTGTCGTCGGGAGAGACGGGTGCGGCGGAGCCGGTGAGGATGTCGTTGATGGACTTATTGGAGGAGACGGACAGGCAGATGGGGGTGGAGTCGAGGTACACGATGGACGAGGATGAGGAGGTGtacgaggaggaagaggaggaggaggtggaggtggcGGCGGAAGAAGGGAATGTGGAGTATAACTGCTGCGTGTGCATGGTGAGGCATAAGGGCGCGGCGTTTATCCCCTGCGGGCATACGTTCTGCAGGATGTGCTCCCGAGAGCTGTGGGTCCAGCGGGGCAATTGCCCCCTCTGCAACAATTTCATCTTGGAAATTCTCGATATTTTCTGA
- the LOC137726468 gene encoding protein XRI1-like isoform X1 codes for MDYNNDNEHWNWRRNNQRTQKDSNHDMSECMWKGVPQNEEDISYMFDDETTPVKACGDLAYHVNFKDDRTKEPEPEEQSSQIKRRRMLQFDTQDLDPSLSCDELSSSFLNTNERLDSIEEAFSEASQWVSGFAGNSSASCFEGLDQSPDEWIAECFNNTDMHFSPDELNFSGASDVQLDVTSKLHLVLFIIFVLLPLFLYNLIPQLILSIQVQFSGAELCDLRPEHEVNVVQQRITRTPQNVIFKGRKSYIRTPTKLATSVAYPFAFIKPSGAHGDVTLKDINQRIRTPPPSKSKQKQEDPAAYPTSAFSGKPVVGKTKIRTEGGKGSITIMRTKG; via the exons ATGGATTACAATAATGACAA TGAGCACTGGAATTGGAGAAGGAATAATCAGCGTACCCAAAAGGACTCCAACCATG ACATGtctgaatgcatgtggaagggAGTGCCACAGAACGAAGAAGATATTTCCTACATGTTCGATGATGAAACAACACCAGTTAAGGCTTGTGGAGATTTGGCATATCATGTTAACTTCAAAG ATGATAGGACCAAGGAACCAGAACCAGAAGAACAGTCCTCACAAATAAAGAGGCGCAGGATGCTGCAATTTGACACTCAAGATTTAGATCCTTCCCTTTCATGTGACGAGTTGTCATCTTCATTCTTGAATACAAAT GAGAGGTTGGATTCAATTGAAGAGGCTTTTTCTGAAGCATCGCAATGGGTATCAGGGTTTGCAG GAAATTCATCTGCATCTTGCTTTGAAGGCCTTGATCAGTCACCTGATGAGTGGATTGCTGAATGCTTCAACAATACCGATATGCATTTCAGCCCTGATGAGTT GAATTTCTCTGGGGCATCGGATGTTCAGCTTGACGTTACAAGTAAATTACATTTGGTtcttttcattatatttgtacTTTTGCCTTTGTTCCTTTATAACCTTATCCCTCAATTAATTCTAAGTATACAAGTTCAATTTTCTGGTGCAGAGTTATGTGACCTCCGACCTGAGCATGAAGTGAATGTGGTTCAACAACGAATTACCCGAACACctcaaaatgttatttttaaag GTAGGAAGTCTTACATTCGGACTCCCACTAAGTTGGCTACTTCTGTGGCATATCCATTTGCCTTCATTAAACCCTCTGGTGCACATGGAGATGTAACTCTGAAGGACATAAACCAGCGGATCCGCACTCCACCACCTTCAAAATCAAAGCAAAAACAGGAAGACCCTGCTGCTTACCCTACTTCGGCCTTTTCAGGGAAGCCTGTCGTTGGAAAAACTAAAATCCGCACCGAAGGAGGGAAAGGCAGCATTACAATTATGAGAACCAAAGGCTAG
- the LOC137725980 gene encoding small ubiquitin-related modifier 1-like: protein MMSATGGGGSGSGGGREAEKKPLDQSAAHINLKVKGQDGNEVFFRIKHTTQLKKLMTAYCDRQSVDLNSVAFLFDGRRLRPEQTPEELEMEDGDEIDAMLHQTGG, encoded by the exons ATGATGTCAGCAACAGGTGGAGGTGGCAGTGGAAGTGGTGGTGGGCGGGAGGCAGAGAAGAAACCCCTGGATCAGTCTGCTGCCCACATTAACCTCAAAGTCAAAGGGCAG GATGGTAATGAAGTGTTTTTTAGAATTAAACATACGACCCAGCTGAAGAAGCTCATGACTGCCTACTGTGATCGGCAGTCAGTGGACCTGAACTCGGTTGCCTTCTTGTTCGATGGCCGGAGACTCCGGCCGGAGCAGACTCCAGAGGAG CTCGAGATGGAAGATGGCGATGAGATTGATGCCATGCTGCACCAAACTGGGGGGTGA
- the LOC137726468 gene encoding protein XRI1-like isoform X2: MDYNNDNEHWNWRRNNQRTQKDSNHDMSECMWKGVPQNEEDISYMFDDETTPVKACGDLAYHVNFKDDRTKEPEPEEQSSQIKRRRMLQFDTQDLDPSLSCDELSSSFLNTNERLDSIEEAFSEASQWVSGFAGNSSASCFEGLDQSPDEWIAECFNNTDMHFSPDELNFSGASDVQLDVTKLCDLRPEHEVNVVQQRITRTPQNVIFKGRKSYIRTPTKLATSVAYPFAFIKPSGAHGDVTLKDINQRIRTPPPSKSKQKQEDPAAYPTSAFSGKPVVGKTKIRTEGGKGSITIMRTKG, translated from the exons ATGGATTACAATAATGACAA TGAGCACTGGAATTGGAGAAGGAATAATCAGCGTACCCAAAAGGACTCCAACCATG ACATGtctgaatgcatgtggaagggAGTGCCACAGAACGAAGAAGATATTTCCTACATGTTCGATGATGAAACAACACCAGTTAAGGCTTGTGGAGATTTGGCATATCATGTTAACTTCAAAG ATGATAGGACCAAGGAACCAGAACCAGAAGAACAGTCCTCACAAATAAAGAGGCGCAGGATGCTGCAATTTGACACTCAAGATTTAGATCCTTCCCTTTCATGTGACGAGTTGTCATCTTCATTCTTGAATACAAAT GAGAGGTTGGATTCAATTGAAGAGGCTTTTTCTGAAGCATCGCAATGGGTATCAGGGTTTGCAG GAAATTCATCTGCATCTTGCTTTGAAGGCCTTGATCAGTCACCTGATGAGTGGATTGCTGAATGCTTCAACAATACCGATATGCATTTCAGCCCTGATGAGTT GAATTTCTCTGGGGCATCGGATGTTCAGCTTGACGTTACAA AGTTATGTGACCTCCGACCTGAGCATGAAGTGAATGTGGTTCAACAACGAATTACCCGAACACctcaaaatgttatttttaaag GTAGGAAGTCTTACATTCGGACTCCCACTAAGTTGGCTACTTCTGTGGCATATCCATTTGCCTTCATTAAACCCTCTGGTGCACATGGAGATGTAACTCTGAAGGACATAAACCAGCGGATCCGCACTCCACCACCTTCAAAATCAAAGCAAAAACAGGAAGACCCTGCTGCTTACCCTACTTCGGCCTTTTCAGGGAAGCCTGTCGTTGGAAAAACTAAAATCCGCACCGAAGGAGGGAAAGGCAGCATTACAATTATGAGAACCAAAGGCTAG
- the LOC137725979 gene encoding ER lumen protein-retaining receptor-like encodes MNIFRLAGDMTHLASVLVLLLKIHTIKSCAGISLKTQELYAIVFATRYLDIFTDFISLYNTFMKLIFLGSSFSIVWYIREHKIVRRSYDKDQDTFRHVFLLLPCVFLALIINEKFTVKEVLWTFSLYLEAVAILPQLVLLQRTRNIDNLTGQYVLLLGAYRALYILNWIYRYFTEPHYVHWIPWISGLVQTLLYADFFYYYFHSWKNNKKLQLPA; translated from the exons ATGAATATATTCAGATTAGCGGGCGACATGACCCACCTGGCCAGCGTCCTCGTCTTGCTCCTCAAGATCCACACTATCAAATCGTGCGCCG GTATTTCTTTGAAGACTCAAGAACTCTATGCCATTGTTTTTGCTACTCGCTACCTGGACATTTTCACCGACTTTATATCTCTGTATAATACCTTCATGAAGTTGATATTCTTGGGGAGCTCATTTTCAATTGTTTGGTACATTAGGGAGCACAAGATTGTTCGCAGATCTTATGATAAAGACCAAGACACCTTCCGCCATGTGTTTCTTTTGCTGCCATGTGTGTTCTTAGCCCTAATAATCAATGAGAAATTCACCGTCAAGGAG GTCTTGTGGACATTTTCGTTATATTTAGAAGCTGTTGCTATACTTCCTCAGCTTGTGCTGTTGCAGAGAACGAGAAACATTGACAATTTGACAGGCCAATATGTGTTACTTCTTGG TGCATACCGAGCTTTATACATTCTCAACTGGATTTACCGCTACTTTACTGAACCACACTATGTTCATTGGATAC CGTGGATTTCCGGGCTTGTTCAAACACTGCTGTATGCCGACTTCTTCTACTATTATTTCCACAG CtggaaaaacaacaaaaagctCCAGTTACCGGCTTGA